One window from the genome of Balearica regulorum gibbericeps isolate bBalReg1 chromosome 18, bBalReg1.pri, whole genome shotgun sequence encodes:
- the CCDC42 gene encoding coiled-coil domain-containing protein 42, which produces MATMSDEELLAYFRMQCRQNLLQLLKNFRLTEASLSPFIRLQEKKKQAQLMQKALEVKEEENDKMRIQALKKASKERERRIQKESELLRDKRDLEVLRNKHQKLCNKVQKYSIFTKYLEDVVKISQFEEIQEVIWRYKTLMRVHKDLLQSQQGHMEMSEQAKALLDQYTAEKEAEILQYQNELVQLQLRFDQAQSDILPWQTHWADIQNTNAKKALKLGTIKMAILNLFQCVSMQLKANLNVPVDDSHRQLNMIQQFIQDLADISMEVKRKSIQNHQLYL; this is translated from the exons GAATTTCAGACTGACAGAGGCCTCCCTGTCTCCATTTATTCGCCTccaggagaagaagaaacaagcCCAACTGATGCAAAAGGCTCTGGAGGTGAAGGAAGAG GAAAATGATAAGATGCGAATCCAAGCTCTGAAGAAAGCcagcaaagagagagagaggaggataCAAAAGGAGAGTGAGCTTTTGAGAGATAAGAGGGACCTGGAAGTCCTGAGAAATAAGCACCAGAAACTCTGCAACAAAGTGCAGAAATACTCCATCTTCACCAAATATCTGGAGGATGTGGTGAAGATCTCACAG TTTGAGGAGATCCAGGAAGTCATTTGGCGCTACAAGACGCTGATGAGGGTGCACAAGGATCTGCTGCAGTCACAACAAGGGCACATGGAAATGTCTGAGCAAGCCAAGGCGCTCCTGGACCAGtacacagcagagaaagaagctgAGATCCTGCAGTACCAAAATGAACTGGTGCAGCTCCAACTACGTTTTGACCAGGCTCAGAGTGACATCCTCCCCTGG CAGACTCACTGGGCCGACATTCAGAACACAAATGCCAAGAAAGCCCTGAAGCTGGGGACCATCAAGATGGCCATCCTCAACCTCTTCCAATGTGTGAGCATGCAGCTGAAAGCAAACCTGAATGTGCCGGTGGATGACAGCCACAGACAGCTGAACATG ATTCAGCAGTTTATCCAAGACCTCGCAGACATCTCTATGGAGGTGAAACGGAAGAGCATACAGAACCACCAGCTATACCTATGA